One region of Diabrotica undecimpunctata isolate CICGRU chromosome 6, icDiaUnde3, whole genome shotgun sequence genomic DNA includes:
- the LOC140444519 gene encoding uncharacterized protein, with translation MLEEKLKCWIRAIEEARLKVSRSETEYMWLGGRRMVVDIELLGEKLGEFEYLGIYITENGTLDREIAHSIQANWFNWKRIKGVLCDRKIGQGLKAKINKSVMNPALIYNGKGWPLKKIQENKMEVSELKMLQWMLGKTRRNRIRNDLIRVKAGVTTVSKKN, from the coding sequence ATGTTGGAGGAGAAGTTGAAGTGTTGGATAAGGGCTATTGAAGAGGCACGACTTAAGGTAAGCAGGTCAGAAACggagtatatgtggttgggaGGAAGAAGAATGGTTGTGGACATAGAATTGCTTGGAGAAAAGCTAGGAGAATTTGAATACCTCGGCAtctacataacggaaaatggtacactagatcgagaaattgcccaTAGTATACAGGCTaattggtttaactggaagcgaattAAAGGGGtactttgtgatcgaaaaatcgggCAAGGACTGAAAGCGAAGATAAACAAGAGTGTAATGAATCCTGCGTTGATATACAATGGTAAAGGGTGGCCTTTAAAGAAGATCCAGGAAAACAAGATGGAGGTATCTGAACTAAAAATGTTACagtggatgttgggtaagaccAGAAGGAACAGAATTAGGAACGACTTGATAAGGGTAAAAGCCGGagtgactacagtctcaaaaaagaattaa